A genomic stretch from Deltaproteobacteria bacterium includes:
- a CDS encoding holo-[acyl-carrier-protein] synthase — protein MIVGLGIDIVELTRITRSLEKFGERFKSRILTPAESALVPANPIPFLAGRFAAKEAAVKALGTGFTQGISLHDIEILNDPAGKPCLAFHGHALRHRTRMNVKTQFVSISHGKDNAVAVVILEQ, from the coding sequence CTTGGCATAGATATTGTCGAACTCACGCGGATCACGCGCAGCCTGGAAAAATTCGGCGAGCGCTTCAAAAGCCGCATCCTGACTCCGGCCGAGTCGGCCTTGGTCCCGGCGAACCCCATTCCCTTTCTCGCCGGTCGGTTCGCGGCCAAGGAAGCGGCGGTCAAGGCTCTGGGCACGGGATTCACCCAGGGCATTTCGCTGCACGACATCGAAATCCTGAACGATCCCGCCGGCAAGCCGTGTCTTGCCTTCCATGGCCACGCCCTGCGCCACCGCACGCGCATGAATGTAAAAACCCAGTTCGTCAGCATTTCTCACGGCAAGGACAACGCCGTGGCTGTCGTCATCCTGGAACAATAG